One genomic segment of Theobroma cacao cultivar B97-61/B2 chromosome 6, Criollo_cocoa_genome_V2, whole genome shotgun sequence includes these proteins:
- the LOC18595806 gene encoding restin homolog, giving the protein MAVDYTFTDEEMLIDEGLGYPRAYAKICRDPSLCPYNHGPPFTFMPYALQQNESLRAKELDQMFPTIDPKARPTAKPKIFINLLWKQLSHLGNAGFDPEVIRVDPYGNVLYYHADSASPLSWDIDHWFPCSRGGLTVASNLRILQWQVCKKKHNKLEFQVPWWDFQLGISVNQFLSIFASRKSDFRHRAFSFLFAEGENEEINSSQTVESHSFPQHFMQSKEQFGLAPAAVVVTRRELYDTSSALKSLDYNRQIRPQSPIIAARKKKSSVLKENENPDFITNPYQAIVMARDSLKQREETQKMQSEIRKLDEEVNEMRRKNDEEKLAIQDLEVELIKRRRRAEKCRRLAEAQSSYRTMLEKMIRDAMHQSVVYKEQVRLNQAAANALMARLEAQKAICDASEKELHKKFKQRDELEKQIRPEWEHARKRSRMDDTFLEGQDSKTVLYLPGIRPRTPSHKELRLFLEEEHKASVAGLSSNEDQKHEEIEEELAITARNAARGKREEHDKAIAALEGEKSIVQKFQRLEIEEERQEIQIPIAEETERADDEESRRQRGKGNVERWLQMLLENTQDELDPQNADAEEVTGIDEIIEKLDLKYPQKEKEVMTQIHEKQQGVGEKDVGEKKEKIVEIEGSKTPRRSSNACEVAHISEGRLGSRKQRIEKNGKERIITRSESARAFRRIPSSPSLIFGMKKGVECMRKKPIVTSDDEEDYAAGNNFLKSSIRTIKKAVKI; this is encoded by the exons ATGGCCGTCGATTACACCTTCACCGACGAGGAAATGCTTATTGATGAAGGTCTCGGGTACCCGAGAGCCTACGCGAAAATCTGCCGCGACCCTAGTCTTTGTCCCTACAATCATGGCCCTCCTTTCACCTTCATGCCTTATGCTTTGCAGCAAAACGAG AGTTTGAGAGCAAAGGAGCTGGACCAAATGTTCCCTACTATTGATCCAAAGGCAAGACCAACAGCCAAgccaaaaattttcatcaatctCTTGTGGAAACAGCTCAGTCATTTAGG GAACGCCGGCTTTGATCCAGAAGTAATTCGTGTCGATCCATATGGCAATGTGCTGTACTACCATGCAGATTCAGCTTCACCTCTTTCTTGGGATATTGATCACTGGTTTCCTTGCTCAA GGGGTGGATTAACTGTTGCTAGTAACCTGAGGATATTACAGTGGCAAGTATGCAAGAAAAAGCATAACAAGCTAGAATTTCAAGTTCCATGGTGGGATTTTCAGCTGGGAATTTCTGTGAACCAGTTCTTATCGATTTTTGCTTCTCGAAAGTCTGATTTCAG GCACAGGGCATTTTCCTTCTTGTTTGCAGAAggtgaaaatgaagaaataaatTCTTCACAAACAGTGGAGTCACATTCTTTTCCACAGCATTTTATGCAGTCAAAAGAGCAATTTGGCCTTGCTCCAGCTGCTGTTGTTGTGACTCGTAGGGAACTATATGATACTTCATCAGCTTTGAAATCACTGGATTACAATAGGCAGATAAGGCCACAGTCTCCTATCATTG ccgcaaggaaaaagaaatctagcgttttgaaagaaaatgaaaatccaGATTTTATTACAAATCCATATCAGGCCATTGTTATGGCCAGAGATTCGCTGAAACAAAGGGAAGAAACACAAAAGATGCAGTCAGAAATCCGGAAGTTGGATGAAGAAGTGAAtgaaatgagaagaaaaaatgatgaagaaaagCTTGCTATTCAAGACTTGGAAGTGGAGCTGATAAAGCGTAGGAGAAGGGCAGAAAAGTGCAGACGGCTAGCAGAGGCACAATCTTCATACAGGACTATGCTAGAAAAGATGATCCGGGATGCTATGCACCA GAGTGTAGTTTACAAGGAACAGGTGAGACTAAACCAGGCTGCAGCAAATGCACTCATGGCAAGACTTGAAGCACAAAAGGCAATATGTGACGCCTCAGAGAAGGAACTTCACAAGAAATTTAAACAACGAGATGAGCTTGAGAAGCAGATAAGGCCTGAATGGGAACACGCAAGGAAGAGATCAAGGATGGATGATACTTTCTTAGAAGGACAAGATAGCAAAACTGTTCTTTATCTACCAGGAATCAGGCCAAGGACACCTTCACACAAGGAGCTGAGACTGTTTCTGGAGGAGGAACATAAAGCATCTGTAGCTGGTTTATCTTCAAATGAAGATCAAAAGCATGAAGAAATTGAAGAGGAACTTGCAATTACAGCAAGAAATGCTGCCAGAGGAAAGCGTGAGGAGCATGACAAAGCCATAGCTGCTTTAGAAGGTGAGAAATCAATTGTGCAGAAGTTTCAGAGACTTGAAATAGAAGAGGAGAGACAAGAAATTCAAATCCCTATTGCTGAAGAGACGGAGAGAGCAGATGATGAAGAGAGCAGGAGGCAGCGTGGGAAAGGGAATGTTGAGAGGTGGCTGCAAATGCTGTTAGAGAACACTCAAGACGAATTGGACCCTCAAAATGCAGATGCAGAAGAAGTGACTGGAATTGATGAAATAATAGAAAAGCTGGATTTGAAGTATCCacagaaagagaaagaggtgATGACACAAATTCATGAGAAGCAGCAGGGTGTTGGAGAGAAGGATGTTggggagaagaaagaaaagattgtTGAGATAGAAGGCAGTAAAACACCAAGGAGAAGTAGCAACGCTTGTGAAGTAGCTCATATTAGTGAAGGTCGTCTTGGAAGCAGAAAGCAAAGAATTGAGAAGAACGGAAAGGAGAGAATTATTACGAGGTCTGAGAGTGCCAGGGCCTTCCGGCGAATCCCATCTTCTCCATCTTTGatttttggtatgaaaaaAGGAGTGGAGTGCATGAGGAAGAAGCCAATAGTAACTagtgatgatgaagaagacTATGCTGCTGGAAACAACTTCCTCAAGTCATCCATCAGAACAATAAAGAAGGCTGTGAAAATATGA
- the LOC18595808 gene encoding molybdate transporter 2, with translation MDQQSPSSSTTTTPLLLQHQPWWRRHFHIKNTLSSELSGAVGDLGTFIPIVLTLTLVSHLDLSTTLIFTALYNIATGLLFHIPMPVQPMKSIAAVAVSETPHLTTSQIATAGASTAAVLLLLGATGLMSTLYRLLPLPVVRGVQLSQGLSFAFSAIKYIRYNQDFIASKSTTPRAWLGLDGLILALSSLLFLVIFTGSGDHHTGDESNDNESRGRSSKRLRIMSSIPAALIVFLFGLVLCFIRDPTIFSDIKFGPSKIGFLSITWEDWKVGFLKGAVPQIPLSILNSVIAVCKLSGDLFPDRELSAAKVSVSVGVMNLVGCWFGAMPVCHGAGGLAGQYRFGARSGWSVVFLGIGKLVIGLVFGNSFVRILSQFPIGILGVLLLFAGIELAMASRDMNSKEESFVMLVCAAVSLTGSSAALGFVCGILLFLLLKLRRLQCSGSMFSKFKSGSAIDDETSSIP, from the coding sequence ATGGACCAACAATCTCCTtcctcctccaccaccacAACTCCTCTCCTCCTCCAACACCAGCCATGGTGGCGCCGCCACTTCCACATCAAAAACACCCTCTCCTCCGAACTATCAGGAGCAGTAGGAGACTTGGGCACTTTCATTCCAATAGTCCTAACCCTCACCTTGGTCTCCCACTTAGACCTCTCCACAACTCTCATCTTCACTGCCCTTTACAACATAGCCACAGGCCTACTCTTCCACATCCCCATGCCTGTCCAACCCATGAAATCCATTGCTGCCGTCGCCGTCTCCGAAACCCCACACCTTACCACCTCCCAAATCGCCACCGCCGGCGCTTCCACGGCTGCCGTCCTCCTCCTCCTTGGGGCTACAGGTCTGATGTCGACCCTTTACCGTCTCCTCCCTCTCCCTGTTGTCCGTGGGGTCCAGCTCTCTCAAGGTCTCTCCTTTGCCTTTTCAGCAATTAAGTATATTCGTTACAACCAAGATTTTATAGCTTCTAAATCTACCACCCCACGGGCTTGGTTGGGTCTTGATGGTCTTATTTTGGCCCTCTCAAGTCTCCTCTTTTTAGTAATCTTCACTGGCTCTGGTGATCATCACACTGGAGATGAATCTAATGACAATGAGTCACGTGGCAGAAGCTCAAAGCGGTTGAGAATTATGAGTTCAATTCCAGCTGCTTTGATAGTGTTTTTGTTTGGGTtggttttatgttttatacGTGATCCCACAATTTTTAGTGATATTAAGTTTGGTCCATCAAAGATAGGATTTTTGAGTATTACTTGGGAGGATTGGAAAGTTGGGTTTTTGAAAGGAGCTGTACCACAAATCCCATTGTCTATATTGAATTCAGTTATTGCAGTTTGCAAGTTGTCAGGTGATTTGTTTCCAGACAGGGAACTGTCTGCTGCTAAGGTTTCTGTGAGTGTTGGAGTTATGAATTTGGTGGGGTGTTGGTTTGGGGCAATGCCAGTGTGTCATGGTGCAGGTGGGTTAGCTGGACAGTATAGGTTTGGAGCAAGGAGTGGATGGTCAGTGGTTTTTTTGGGGATTGGAAAGTTGGTGATTGGCTTGGTGTTTGGGAACTCTTTTGTCAGGATTTTGAGTCAGTTTCCTATTGGGATTCTCGGAGTGCTTTTGTTGTTTGCTGGAATTGAGTTGGCTATGGCTTCTAGGGATATGAACTCTAAGGAGGAGTCTTTTGTTATGTTGGTTTGTGCTGCTGTTTCGTTGACTGGTTCTAGTGCTGCATTGGGGTTTGTATGTGGGATTTTGCTGTTTTTGTTGCTGAAGCTAAGAAGGTTGCAGTGTTCTGGTTCCATGTTTAGCAAATTCAAGTCTGGGTCTGCCATTGATGATGAAACTAGTTCAATTCCTTAA
- the LOC18595809 gene encoding uncharacterized protein LOC18595809, with translation MKSVYLAVVVYIMNGMFIMGLTNYVPEAEFEFQRESAAEVEYNYDRIGEVKKHCKSVLSYASEFKAEGNRIADIKEELNFGYGNWRQDIADAPIMPFDDRDIPKNLSQVPSNIVSFWITDVDHLHQTKKSVSVSGILMLGITLDTSFAERPYEGSPRFQIWPSHTQLAISFEGIYTETKQNGGERVMCLLGNAMLPSRESDSNNPWEWLKGSDLNYNQALLLQDDQILLVLHYPLTHTLTNRVIRGEMKSLNPKSNAKYFDQVHILAQMLKSTKYQFGSEKIVSKACDPYPYQDSLMDAGIEIYKGDKFCTILEQVTNSGAFTVVPNWKCNGTDDYCCKMGPFVSDKEIKATNGSFKDVILYMQDVRCKPTHGHQNASSARVAAVFRAVPASEDQYRVRWRSGLSNMTLAVEGMWNSSSGQLCMVGCLGIVDADGSSCNSRICLYIPLSFSIKQRSIIVGSISSIGKGNKVYFPLSFERLVRPSELWNYFRSSHPYYGYSKIQSAGAILEKNEPFSFGTLVKKSLLQFPKLEDTDAFLSSLSLLAEDLTLQISAVPDPFPNSHPPRVDIQMDISSLGPLFGRYWYSTNVTTTEEETPYHTKAESTEKQLLLNVSAQLTITGKDYSNFSVLFLEGLYDPHFGRMYLVGCRDVRASWKILLQSMDLESGLDCLIEVIVSYPPTTARWLVNPTARISIASQRTEDDPLYFGMIKLQSLPIIYRKQREDILSHRGVEGILRILTLSLAIACISSQLFYLKQNLDSAPFISLVMLGVQALGYSFPLITGAEALFKREASDSYEMQSYDLEKSQWMNMIDYTVKLLVLVMFLLTLRLCQKVWKSRIRLLTRTPLEPHRVPSDKRVIIATLTIHVIGYIVVLIIHTVNTSQRPLQTDRFIDSRGHSQTLREWEIELEEYIGLVQDFFLLPQVIGNFMWQIDCKPLRKLYYIGITVVRLLPHFYDYIRAPVPNPYFAEEFEFVNPTLDFYSNFGDVAIPIFAVFLAVAVYCQQRWNYEQLSLILSFRQCRLLPAGSRVYERLPSKSFEAELASDVNGNTSHKLEHDDEE, from the coding sequence ATGAAGAGTGTATATCTGGCTGTTGTCGTTTATATAATGAATGGGATGTTTATCATGGGGTTGACAAATTATGTCCCAGAAGCTGAGTTTGAGTTTCAAAGGGAATCTGCTGCGGAAGTGGAATACAATTATGATCGAATTGGTGAAGTAAAGAAACATTGTAAATCCGTTTTATCATATGCTTCTGAATTTAAAGCTGAAGGTAATAGGATAGCTGATATAAAAGAAGAGCTCAATTTCGGGTATGGGAATTGGCGGCAGGATATAGCGGATGCTCCCATTATGCCATTTGATGATAGAGATATCCCTAAGAACTTGTCACAGGTTCCTTCGAACATAGTTTCTTTCTGGATCACAGATGTTGATCACCTTCATCAGACTAAGAAGTCTGTAAGTGTCAGTGGGATTTTGATGTTGGGCATAACACTAGATACTTCATTTGCAGAGAGGCCGTATGAGGGCAGTCCTCGGTTTCAGATATGGCCTAGTCATACTCAGCTTGCAATTTCATTTGAAGGGATTTACACTGAAACCAAACAGAATGGTGGGGAAAGAGTGATGTGTTTGTTGGGGAATGCGATGTTGCCTTCTCGTGAGTCTGACTCAAACAATCCATGGGAGTGGTTGAAGGGTTCTGATCTGAATTACAACCAAGCACTTCTTTTGCAAGACGATCAGATATTACTTGTTCTTCATTACCCATTGACACATACATTGACTAATAGGGTGATACGAGGGGAGATGAAAAGTTTAAATCCAAAATCAAATGCTAAGTACTTTGATCAAGTTCACATTTTGGCCCAGATGCTCAAGTCAACAAAATACCAGTTTGGCTCTGAAAAGATTGTGTCCAAGGCATGTGATCCTTATCCATATCAAGATAGCTTGATGGATGCTGGCATCGAAATCTACAAAGGAGATAAATTCTGCACAATTCTTGAGCAAGTTACTAATAGTGGAGCTTTCACTGTTGTGCCAAACTGGAAATGCAATGGCACAGATGACTACTGTTGTAAGATGGGTCCTTTCGTGTCAGATAAAGAGATTAAAGCAACAAATGGAAGCTTCAAGGATGTCATACTTTATATGCAGGATGTTAGGTGCAAGCCAACACATGGGCATCAAAATGCTAGTTCGGCAAGAGTTGCTGCAGTTTTTCGAGCTGTTCCTGCATCAGAGGATCAGTATAGAGTGAGATGGAGGTCTGGGCTTAGCAACATGACTCTAGCTGTTGAAGGAATGTGGAATTCTTCTAGTGGGCAGCTTTGCATGGTTGGTTGTCTTGGCATAGTAGATGCAGATGGGAGTAGCTGTAACTCTCGTATCTGTTTGTATATTCCTCTTTCATTCTCCATAAAGCAGCGAAGCATAATTGTCGGGAGTATTTCGAGTATTGGTAAAGGTAACAAGGTGTACTTTCCATTATCATTTGAAAGGCTAGTGAGGCCCTCAGAGTTATGGAACTATTTCAGATCCTCCCATCCCTATTATGGTTACTCAAAAATCCAATCAGCTggtgcaatcctagaaaaaaatGAGCCCTTCAGTTTTGGAACTCTAGTAAAGAAATCCTTGCTGCAATTTCCCAAACTAGAAGACACAGATGCCTTTCTATCCAGCCTGTCGCTCCTTGCAGAAGATCTGACCCTTCAAATCTCTGCCGTTCCTGATCCATTTCCCAATTCTCATCCCCCAAGAGTCGATATTCAGATGGATATTTCCTCACTTGGTCCATTGTTTGGCCGCTATTGGTATTCAACAAATGTAACCACCACAGAGGAAGAGACACCTTACCACACTAAAGCTGAATCCACTGAAAAACAGCTCCTTTTGAATGTATCAGCTCAACTAACAATTACTGGAAAAGATTATAGCAatttttctgttctttttctGGAGGGTCTTTATGATCCACATTTTGGACGGATGTATCTTGTTGGCTGCAGGGATGTCCGAGCCTCATGGAAGATCTTATTGCAGAGCATGGATCTTGAATCAGGTTTGGATTGCTTGATAGAAGTCATAGTGTCTTACCCACCCACTACAGCTAGGTGGTTGGTTAATCCAACTGCAAGAATTTCCATAGCCAGCCAGAGAACTGAGGATGACCCACTATATTTTGGAATGATTAAGCTTCAAAGTCTTCCAATTATTTACAGGAAGCAGAGGGAAGATATTCTCTCCCACCGGGGTGTTGAGGGAATCCTCCGTATTTTGACTCTTTCATTAGCAATAGCTTGCATTTCGAGTCAACTATTTTACCTCAAGCAAAATCTTGATTCAGCTCCTTTTATTTCCCTTGTCATGCTCGGTGTCCAAGCCCTTGGGTATAGTTTTCCTCTTATTACTGGTGCTGAAGCTCTCTTCAAGAGAGAGGCTTCTGATTCTTATGAAATGCAATCTTATGATCTTGAGAAGAGTCAGTGGATGAATATGATTGATTACACAGTGAAGCTTCTTGTGCTGGTGATGTTCCTTCTGACTCTGAGGCTTTGTCAGAAGGTGTGGAAATCTCGGATCAGATTACTTACACGAACCCCACTTGAACCACACCGTGTCCCGAGTGACAAGCGGGTAATTATTGCAACCCTTACCATACATGTCATTGGATACATAGTTGTTTTGATCATTCATACTGTAAATACTAGTCAGAGACCACTTCAAACAGATAGGTTTATAGATTCAAGGGGTCACTCCCAAACGCTACGGGAATGGGAAATTGAGCTAGAGGAGTATATTGGCCTTGTTCAAGATTTCTTTTTGCTCCCTCAAGTCATTGGTAATTTCATGTGGCAAATCGATTGTAAACCTCTCAGGAAACTATATTATATTGGGATTACGGTGGTCAGACTTCTCCCTCATTTCTATGACTACATAAGAGCTCCAGTTCCCAATCCTTACTTTGCAGAGGAGTTTGAGTTTGTGAATCCAACTTTGGACTTTTACTCTAATTTTGGGGATGTTGCCATTCCCATCTTTGCGGTTTTCCTTGCAGTTGCCGTCTATTGTCAGCAAAGGTGGAATTATGAGCAGCTTAGCCTGATTCTCAGCTTCAGGCAGTGTAGACTTCTTCCTGCAGGATCAAGAGTTTATGAGAGGTTGCCTTCCAAATCATTTGAAGCTGAGCTTGCTTCTGATGTTAATGGGAATACCTCACATAAGCTTGAgcatgatgatgaagaatag